One window of Scheffersomyces stipitis CBS 6054 chromosome 1, whole genome shotgun sequence genomic DNA carries:
- the TYR1 gene encoding prephenate dehydrogenase: MTAVSKYTAAETEALQKSKTIGIIGLGDMGYLYAKRFSEAGWNVVGCDREDLYEETVQKFADDKFKILRNGHFVSRISDYIIYSVEAENIRKIISIYGPSTKFGAIVGGQTSCKEPEIAAFEDILPKDVKIISVHSLHGPKVSTTGQPLVLINHRGDDESFRFVECLVSCLNSKIVYLSAKEHDKITADTQAVTHAAFLSMGVAWMNINQYPWVTPRWIGGLENAKMNISLRIFSNKWHVYAGLAITNPSAHEQVLQYSSSTTSLFTLMIQKKKDELRERMLKAKEFVFGHINDHDLLLDDYILQKFSLSKNPPGGKQPNSHLSLLAIVDSWFTLGIVPYDHIICSTPLFRIFLGVTEYLFCAPGLLEECIEDAVHDESFRQDDLEFTIAARNWASIISFGNFELYKREFEKTQKFFSSKFSEANVIGNEMIKTILERVHEREAANESK, translated from the coding sequence ATGACGGCCGTGTCGAAGTACACAGCGGCTGAAACAGAGGCTCTCCAAAAATCCAAGACCATCGGGATCATTGGGTTGGGAGACATGGGCTATCTCTATGCTAAAAGATTCTCTGAAGCTGGGTGGAATGTCGTGGGTTGCGATCGTGAAGATCTctatgaagaaacagtACAAAAGTTTGCTGatgacaaattcaaaattctTCGTAATGGACATTTCGTTTCACGTATCTCGGATTATATCATCTATTCTGTAGAAGCCGAGAACATCCGGAAAATTATTTCGATCTACGGGCCGTCCACTAAGTTCGGAGCCATTGTGGGGGGACAGACCTCATGTAAAGAGCCTGAAATTGCTGCATTTGAAGACATTTTGCCGAAAGATGTGAAAATCATCTCAGTCCACTCATTACATGGTCCTAAAGTTTCTACTACTGGGCAGCCTTTGGTACTTATAAATCATCGTGGAGATGACGAAAGCTTTAGATTCGTAGAATGTTTGGTTTCATGTTTGAACTCAAAAATCGTATATCTTTCAGCCAAAGAACACGACAAAATTACAGCAGATACTCAAGCTGTGACTCATGCTGCATTCTTATCGATGGGTGTAGCTTGGATGAACATCAACCAATATCCGTGGGTTACACCTCGATGGATCGGAGGGTTGGAGAATGCCAAAATGAACATATCTTTGCGGATATTCTCTAACAAATGGCACGTCTATGCTGGTTTAGCCATCACAAACCCTTCTGCTCATGAACAAGTGTTGCAGTACTCGAGTTCCACGACATCTTTGTTCACTCTTATGATCCAGAAAAAAAAGGACGAGCTCAGAGAAAGAATGCTCAAGGCCAAGGAATTTGTGTTTGGCCACATCAACGACCACGATCTACTCTTGGACGACTACATTTTGCAGAAATTCTCGTTGAGTAAAAATCCACCTGGTGGGAAGCAGCCCAATTCACATCTTTCGTTGCTAGCCATTGTAGACTCGTGGTTCACTTTGGGAATAGTGCCTTACGACCATATAATCTGCTCCACACCTTTGTTTAGAATCTTCTTGGGAGTCACAGAGTACTTATTTTGCGCCCCTGGATTGCTAGAGGAATGTATAGAAGATGCTGTTCATGACGAATCCTTCAGACAAGACGACTTGGAATTCACTATCGCCGCCAGAAACTGGGCCAGTATTATCTCCTTTGGAAACTTCGAGTTGTACAAGCGAGAGTTTGAAAAGACGCAGAAATTTTTCCTGTCCAAGTTTTCTGAGGCTAATGTTATAGGTAACGAAATGATCAAAACCATTCTTGAAAGAGTCCACGAACGTGAAGCAGCAAACGAGTCTAAATAA
- the ERG8 gene encoding Phosphomevalonate kinase — translation MSSRKAYSAPGKALLAGGYLVLDPAYNSYVTALSARMHVVIEVQENESDTEKDASLVKVVSPQFEGGEWEFRFNKKEGAQQIVESNGKNNPFLQATVSTVIAYINPTEKFNLHLTIFSDPGYHSQENTRPKYSINGKRKFLYHAGAINEVAKTGLGSSAGLVVVVTTALLNYFKPAEDGNLNYNTIHNVAQISHCYAQKKIGSGFDVAAAVYGSIIYRRFQPSLIENLLQHPVFTDPRNADLQQDYALKLQQTVDSNWDFNHAPCTLPAHIRLLMGDIQGGSETPKLVSKILKWKKDKPEESEPLYRDLNNANESLIHSLAELHQFYTSDMSTYLKGIAYLSENCKFFHLTEAIKNIRSNLRKLTELSGAAVEPKEQTKLLDDCNSLHGSLGGVVPGAGGYDAISLLVVDDSASQLCTGSRELEAFKQVTWLTLQEEQRGTIAENYKDYLGL, via the exons ATGTCCTCAAGAAAAGCTTACAGTGCTCCAGGCAAAGCCCTTCTAGCCGGAGGCTACTTGGTTTTGGATCCAGCGTACAATTCGTATGTCACGGCTCTTTCAGCCAGGATGCACGTTGTGATCGAAGTCCAGGAAAACGAGTCAGACACCGAAAAGGACGCTTCCTTAGTCAAAGTTGTGTCGCCTCAATTCGAAGGGGGCGAATGGGAATTCAGATTTAACAAGAAGGAAGGAGCACAGCAAATTGTAGAATCTAATGGGAAAAACAATCCATTTTTGCAAGCTACAGTATCTACAGTAATAGCTTATATAAATCCAACcgaaaaattcaatttacATCTCACCATATTTTCGGATCCAGGTTATCATTCTCAGGAAAACACGCGTCCTAAATACTCGATCAATGGTAAGAGAAAGTTTTTGTACCATGCTGGAGCTATCAACGAAGTTGCGAAAACTGGATTGGGCTCATCTGCTGGacttgtagttgtagtcACAACAGCTTTGTTAAACTACTTCAAGCCAGCCGAAGATGGAAATCTTAATTACAACACAATCCATAATGTTGCGCAAATTTCCCATTGTTATGcccagaagaaaatcgGTTCTGGCTTCGATGTTGCGGCTGCAGTCTATGGCTCTATCATATATAGAAGATTCCAACCTCTGTTGATCGAAAACTTGTTGCAACATCCTGTTTTCACAGACCCAAGAAATGCAGACTTACAGCAAGATTATGCTCTCAAATTGCAACAAACCGTCGATTCTAATTGGGACTTCAACCACGCTCCTTGTACTTTACCAGCTCATATTCGCTTGCTTATGGGGGACATACAAGGTGGATCAGAAACGCCCAAATTGgtttccaagatcttgaaatggaagaaagacaaaccagaagaaagtgagCCTTTATACCGCGATTTGAATAATGCCAATGAATCGTTGATTCACTCTCTTGCAGAATTGCACCAGTTCTATACGCTGGACATGAGCACCTACTTGAAAGGAATTGCATATTTGCTGGAAAACTGT AAATTCTTTCACTTGACAGAAGCCATCAAAAACATCAGATCAAATTTGAGAAAATTGACTGAGCTTTCTGGTGCTGCTGTAGAGCCTAAGGAACAAACAAAGCTCTTGGATGACTGTAACTCCCTCCATGGATCTTTAGGAGGTGTAGTTCCTGGAGCTGGAGGCTACGACGCCATCTCACTCTTGGTTGTGGACGACTCTGCGTCACAATTGTGCACTGGCAGCCGTGAACTTGAAGCTTTCAAGCAAGTCACATGGTTAACTTTGCAGGAAGAACAGCGAGGTACAATTGCGGAGAATTATAAAGATTACTTAGGGTTATAG
- a CDS encoding predicted protein, which translates to DQQLAPQKSQEYDDKRVYTRNSRMFMAVSVISGLLVLALEVYMFAVINIHKNNYQQFRYVEISIFLALFIFAAIYQIILTFIGLRTKNMLLLTMLCIFEACMLIYTGIQYQEVTDKIELFLDGGWRRATRASSIATICVIAVTLVVQVYLVFFVLRKNVYWFRFKKIGGDLKIRRMYSVFQIHRSLLIFDLFFFIGFTIQFIVIMVKRRNSVEFILTICVLPVALVVLLLSDIAVTREVLALSILTTTCFFGACAYVLFKMIRLYTKYTSAYNINIKNPGDYFPGRKSLITFGALTLVLLVSTIVIEIWVMRNYKRGLLPSVSVYYSWLPGHNK; encoded by the coding sequence GATCAACAATTGGCTCCCCAAAAATCACAAGAATATGATGATAAAAGAGTATATACTAGAAACTCACGGATGTTCATGGCTGTGAGTGTAATTTCTGGGTTATTGGTTTTGGCCCTCGAAGTCTACATGTTTGCTGTCATAAACATCCATAAAAATAACTACCAACAATTTCGGTATGTTGAgatctccatcttcttaGCATTGTTcattttcgcagccatttaCCAGATCATTTTGACATTCATTGGGCTCAGAACCAAGAATATGTTGCTCTTAACCATGTTATGCATTTTCGAAGCATGTATGTTGATCTACACCGGTATCCAATATCAGGAAGTCACCGataaaattgaattgttcttAGACGGTGGCTGGAGAAGAGCGACAAGAGCCTCCAGTATTGCTACTATATGTGTCATTGCGGTAACATTGGTGGTTCAGGTGtatcttgttttctttgttcttcGTAAGAACGTCTACTGGTTTAGATTCAAAAAAATCGGCGGTGACCTaaaaatcagaagaatGTATAGCGTGTTCCAGATTCACAGATCATTATTGATTTTcgatttgttcttcttcattggctTTACTATCCAGTTCATCGTGATTATGGTAAAGCGCCGTAATTCTGTGGAGTTCATCTTAACCATCTGTGTCTTGCCAGTTGCATTAGTGGTACTTTTACTTAGTGATATCGCGGTCACTCGTGAAGTCCTTGCATTATCCATTCTTACAACTACCTGCTTTTTCGGAGCATGCGCTTATGTGCTCTTCAAAATGATCAGATTGTATACCAAGTACACCTCAGCCTACAATATCAATATTAAAAATCCTGGGGACTACTTCCCAGGGCGTAAATCGCTTATAACCTTTGGTGCCTTGACTTTGGTACTTTTGGTTCTGACCATCGTGATAGAGATTTGGGTTATGAGAAACTACAAGCGCGGTTTATTGCCGCTGGTCAGTGTGTATTACTCGTGGTTGCCGGGCCATAATAAA
- the PDC1 gene encoding pyruvate decarboxylase (Pyruvate decarboxylase highly expressed on XO (45) less on XOL (6)): MAEVSLGRYLFERLYQLQVQTIFGVPGDFNLSLLDKIYEVEDAHGKNSFRWAGNANELNASYAADGYSRVKRLGCLVTTFGVGELSALNGIAGSYAEHVGLLHVVGVPSISSQAKQLLLHHTLGNGDFTVFHRMSNNISQTTAFISDINSAPAEIDRCIREAYVKQRPVYIGLPANLVDLNVPASLLESPINLSLEKNDPEAQDEVIDSVLDLIKKSSNPIILVDACASRHDCKAEVTQLIEQTQFPVFVTPMGKGTVDEGGVDGELLEDDPHLIAKVAARLSAGKNAASRFGGVYVGTLSKPEVKDAVESADLILSVGALLSDFNTGSFSYSYRTKNIVEFHSDYTKIRQATFPGVQMKEALQELNKKVSSAASHYEVKPVPKIKLANTPATREVKLTQEWLWTRVSSWFREGDIIITETGTSSFGIVQSRFPNNTIGISQVLWGSIGFSVGATLGAAMAAQELDPNKRTILFVGDGSLQLTVQEISTMIRWGTTPYLFVLNNDGYTIERLIHGVNASYNDIQPWQNLEILPTFSAKNYDAVRISNIGEAEDILKDKEFGKNSKIRLIEVMLPRLDAPSNLAKQAAITAATNAEA, from the coding sequence ATGGCTGAAGTCTCATTAGGAAGATATCTCTTCGAGAGATTGTACCAATTGCAAGTGCAGACCATCTTCGGTGTCCCTGGtgatttcaacttgtcgCTTTTGGACAAGATCTACGAAGTGGAAGATGCCCATGGCAAGAATTCGTTTAGATGGGCTGGTAATGCCAACGAATTGAATGCATCGTACGCTGCTGACGGTTACTCGAGAGTCAAGCGTTTAGGGTGTTTGGTCACTACCTTTGGTGTCGGTGAATTGTCTGCTTTGAATGGTATTGCCGGTTCTTATGCCGAACATGTTGGTTTGCTTCATGTCGTAGGTGTTCCATCGATTTCCTCGCAAGCTAAGCAATTGTTACTTCACCACACTTTGGGTAATGGTGATTTCACTGTTTTCCATAGAATGTCCAACAACATTTCTCAGACCACAGCCTTTATCTCCGATATCAACTCGGCTCCAGCTGAAATTGATAGATGTATCAGAGAGGCCTACGTCAAACAAAGACCAGTTTATATCGGGTTACCAGCTAACTTAGTTGATTTGAATGTTCCGGCCTCTTTGCTTGAGTCTccaatcaacttgtcgttgGAAAAGAACGACCCAGAGGCTCAAGATGAAGTCATTGACTCTGTCTTagacttgatcaaaaaGTCGCTGAACCCAATCATCTTGGTCGATGCCTGTGCCTCGAGACATGACTGTAAGGCTGAAGTTACTCAGTTGATTGAACAAACCCAATTCCCAGTATTTGTCACTCCAATGGGTAAAGGTACCGTTGATGAGGGTGGTGTAGACGGAGAATTGTTAGAAGATGATCCTCATTTGATTGCCAAGGTCGCTGCTAGGTTGTCTGCTGGCAAGAACGCTGCCTCTAGATTCGGAGGTGTTTATGTCGGAACCTTGTCGAAGCCCGAAGTCAAGGACGCTGTAGAGAGTgcagatttgattttgtctGTCGGTGCCCTTTTGTCTGATTTCAACACTGGTTCATTTTCCTACTCCTACAGAACCAAGAACATCGTCGAATTCCATTCTGATTACACTAAGATTAGACAAGCCACTTTCCCAGGTGTGCAGATGAAGGAAGCCttgcaagaattgaacaagaaagttTCATCTGCTGCTAGTCACTATGAAGTCAAGCCTGTGcccaagatcaagttggccaaTACACCAGCCACCAGAGAAGTCAAGTTAACTCAGGAATGGTTGTGGACCAGAGTGTCTTCGTGGTTCAGAGAAGGTGATATTATTATCACCGAAACCGGTACATCCTCCTTCGGTATAGTTCAATCCAGATTCCCAAACAACACCATCGGTATCTCCCAAGTATTGTGGGGTTCTATTGGTTTCTCTGTTGGTGCCACTTTGGGTGCTGCCATGGCTGCCCAAGAACTCGACCCTAACAAGAGAACCATCTTGTTTGTTGGAGATGgttctttgcaattgacCGTTCAGGAAATCTCCACCATGATCAGATGGGGTACCACACCTTACCTTTTCGTGTTGAACAATGACGGTTACACCATCGAGCGTTTGATCCACGGTGTAAATGCCTCATATAATGACATCCAACCATGGCaaaacttggaaatcttgCCTACTTTCTCGGCCAAGAACTACGACGCTGTGAGAATCTCCAACATCGGAGAAGCAGAAGATATCTTGAAAGACAAGGAATTCGGAAAGAACTCCAAGATTAGATTGATAGAAGTCATGTTACCAAGATTGGATGCACCATCTAACCTTGCCAAACAAGCTGCCATTACAGCTGCCACCAACGCCGAAGCTTAG